CGGCAAGGCAATTCTCGTTCTCGCCGAAGGCCGGCTGGTGAACCTGGGCTGTGCCACTGGTCACCCGTCGTTCGTGATGTCGAACAGCTTCACGAATCAGGTGCTGGCCCAGCTTGAGCTGTGGCTCAAGGCCGATGAATACGAAGTGGGCGTGCATGTGCTGCCGAAACACCTGGACGAAGAAGTCGCCCGACTCCATCTGGCCCAGTTGGGTGTGAAGCTGACAAAGCTGACCCAGGCTCAGGCGGATTACCTGGGCATCTCGACCGCCGGCCCGTACAAGCCGGAACACTACCGCTACTAAGCGGTCGTTGTGAGTTTTCGTGAGTCATTGTCCCGGACGCTGTCAGAGCGTCCGGGACAATTTTTTTGCGCCGATCGTTTCCCGGGATGCGCTCGAAATCTGCCGGTCGCGCAGGCGTTGTGATCTGTTAATCTGCTATGGCAGGCAGTTCTTGTCTTCCAGGCGCGATCATGGCTCGAGTTCACTTCACGTCTCATCTGTCGAAGCACGTTGAATGTCCCATTTGCGATGTGGGGCAGGGAATGTTGAGGGATGTTCTCGACGAGGTGTTCGTTGCCCATCCCCGACTCGCCGGTTATGTGCTCGATGATCAGCGGCGACTGCGGCAGCATGTGATGGTGTTTGTCGATAACGCCATGGTCCGCGACCGCGATGCGCTGCAACATCCTGTCGGCGCAGAGAGCGAGGTGTATGTCATGCAGGCGTTGTCGGGCGGATGAGTTTAGAGATTGTGGTTTTACTCAGAGAGAGGGCTCATGCAGATGACTCGGACATTGTATCTCGGCACTCGCAAGGGATTGTTCTGCATCGGCAAGGACTCCGGGAGCTGGCGGATTGGCCCTGTCCACTTTCTGGGCGAACCGGTGACGATGTGTCTGCAGGATCCCCGCAACGGCTGGCTGTATGCGACGCTGACGCTCGGCCACTTTGGGGTGAAGCTGCGGCGCTCGACCGACGGCGGGCAGACCTGGACCGAGTGTGGCGTGCCTGCTTATCCCGCAGGGGCGATGGTGCCGTCGATGCCAGGGGGCGGCGGACCGCCTGAGGGGAAGCCGGCCACTCTGGCTGAAATCTGGTCGCTCGAAGCCGGCGGACCGGACCAGCCGGGTCTGCTCTGGGCCGGCACGATCCCAGGCGGACTGTTTCGTTCTGACAACAATGGTGACACCTGGGAACTGGTGGAATCGTTTTGGAACCGACCGGAACGCAACGAATGGTTTGGAGGAGGGAAAGATCAGCCGGGGATTCATTCGATCTGCGTCGACCCGCGCGATAGCCGCCATGTGACGATCGGGATTTCCTGCGGCGGCGTGTGGGAAACGCGAGATGCCGGTGAGACCTGGCAGGTGCTGGGCCAGGGATTACGGGCAGAGTTTCTGCCTCCGGAACTGGCGTATGGCCTGAATCAGCAGGATCCCCATCGGCTGGCGCGATGCGAGTCCGATCCGGACAAGATGTGGATTCAGCACCACAACGGGATTTTCCGTTCGACCGATGGCGCCAGGAATTGGGAAGAGCTGACCGAT
This sequence is a window from Planctomicrobium piriforme. Protein-coding genes within it:
- a CDS encoding MoaD/ThiS family protein, producing MARVHFTSHLSKHVECPICDVGQGMLRDVLDEVFVAHPRLAGYVLDDQRRLRQHVMVFVDNAMVRDRDALQHPVGAESEVYVMQALSGG
- a CDS encoding WD40/YVTN/BNR-like repeat-containing protein; amino-acid sequence: MTRTLYLGTRKGLFCIGKDSGSWRIGPVHFLGEPVTMCLQDPRNGWLYATLTLGHFGVKLRRSTDGGQTWTECGVPAYPAGAMVPSMPGGGGPPEGKPATLAEIWSLEAGGPDQPGLLWAGTIPGGLFRSDNNGDTWELVESFWNRPERNEWFGGGKDQPGIHSICVDPRDSRHVTIGISCGGVWETRDAGETWQVLGQGLRAEFLPPELAYGLNQQDPHRLARCESDPDKMWIQHHNGIFRSTDGARNWEELTDVPLSTFGFAVCVHPNDGNRAWFVPGIKDERRVPVDAQLAVTRTKDGGKTFDVLRSGLPQEHCYDIVFRHALDIDASGECLAMGSSTGGLWLTEDGGDHWHCVSMSLPPIYCVRWER